The genomic segment NNNNNNNNNNNNNNNNNNNNNNNNNNNNNNNNNNNNNNNNNNNNNNNNNNNNNNNNNNNNNNNNNNNNNNNNNNNNNNNNNNNNNNNNNNNNNNNNNNNNNNNNNNNNNNNNNNNNNNNNNNNNNNNNNNNNNNNNNNNNNNNNNNNNNNNNNNNNNNNNNNNNNNNNNNNNNNNNNNNNNNNNNNNNNNNNNNNNNNNNNNNNNNNNNNNNNNNNNNNNNNNNNNNNNNNNNNNNNNNNNNNNNNNNNNNNNNNNgatacattgttacaatagcagttgaaaaatataaaaaatacataggcactattttttttataagcattgaagttaaaatgttgacaaaatttatcaaatttaaaattgaataattattttgtagttaaaaatttataaaatgttcaactttaatatctaaggattgaaaatttaaaacaaggttccacgtaaatatttaattatgttgccaaaaattctaagaaatacataagcacagtttatttttatagtcattttaatttccaatttagacgaaattacatataaaaaacctgaaataactattttagttattttgttgtgattgtaatgattgtataatattatttgtgggttcttgaaacttctaaagtatactattatatatctatgatagtaccatggtttgttgttgatgtataactaCGTTAattgatggatattgtgatatgattaatttggaatttattattaatacctattataggtcaattttttttttaatactatagataagtatacctacctataataggtatgtctaatacctagactgacaaaccgtctccactcagaatcgtttttcttatccagtgatattatatcattgaattcaaatttaatactatccattatacagtgacccacttgtaacctactgtacagcagagtgacatacacttacccacctttttttttgtttataaacacgggattgtcgttagtatgaatttataataaatgctattaggtactataaaatttgtgttaattcttatttcactttgatccacactaaactcaacaagttagaggattttaaaaatgtatattatatttgtatttattgagtgtacctattattatatatttcatcccccccccacctatcaaaattcctaaatacgccactgcaacTCGGAGAGGTTCTCAAACCCCGGTCTCGAGTTCGAACCATGGTTTCGTTGGACAAATTGTTTCCATTGtttttacattcattttttttaaatttttgttgatCAATGAttgttattggttttaataataattaacattattattaattgcattatatttatattgtttttttagaaatttttactcttttatttttcttctttatctatAAACATACGAATTacgaatgtttggttttttttatttattattattttattggattttattaAGGTTAGTTATGTtgggattttatattaattgattgtattaatccaccgtaAGTTGAATTAAGTAATAACGATAAACTTGCTAGAACTTTGATACTTcagagttaaataaattatatacacttCCGTACAAACCACACGGGGTCCACGATCTATCGCAGGTAGAtttcctacctgataatattattattaggtaggaaATCTAGTATATTaatctagtatattatactgcttgCACAATCACAAGCGAATCTCACGTACACCGCCGGTAGGggtgactataaattaaaatataatataatttacacttaaaaagacattTCCTCCAAAGCGTATTGCACCCAAAAAGAGTTGGACAATCACAAATACCTAGCAATAACAAATCATTGTTGTATCACTGTGTCAGCTAGTAAACTATAGTAACTATACCTACgcttatttactatttaccacCATCTTGTCCCAACTTATTACGTCATCATGCACTTTGTTAGCTAtaagtacttacttattatattataatttatataatttcccTACTTGATCGTTCACTGcgattactacatattataatatattgcattgaTATGTTAAGGTATTAGGTAAGATACCGGTGACTGTTGACGTTCAACATTATGTTTGGTGCGTATTGACTGTTGACGTTTTCACATGATTAAAATACGAACATTTACCCGGATTTGTTATGGCATAAGTGTAAACGGTATACCACGGTAGATTATAATCTACCATGgggtatactaataaaataattaggtgaatatattaactttaaaagttgaatatataatactaatactacatgtgcctattatattattatttaaaagacaaGTTTTACCtataaagtaattatatattacactatttaCACCTAAGCATTGCACTAATATTGTGTAAAGGTAAGTTAACACTGATACctatgtattcaaaatattataattaatattttatagccatAAAGATTtactataaagtataggtaTCATCGCTATTATAGTTTCATATCCTAAGttaaacacattaatatataatattaattacaattgagTATTTAtgaaggtaggtatattatttatattacaatatgataagTTGCTGTGGCATTTAGAATTACTTGCAAATTATATagtcataggtacctacattatttttactgtcGTACAGAATACAGCTACATTTGTAGTTAgttctaaatattttggtacagttacaatttacaacgtTCAAAACTCTGGGCACCATTTTTTGAATCCTTAGGTATTAGTTGAAAgcattaaataaacacatttattgactacatgttattttaaagaaatcaaTAACTCATTGCACACTGtaagtttaaaaatcaattgGTTTTCATACGAAAAATTCTGAATCTTCCACTTTTAAACTTGGGCTTTCGCAtcgtatattaattttgtttaaatcagTGTTTgttatgtgtgtatgtatgtgcgCGCGTGTATTAATGtgatttattaatgaaatatccTTGTAGGAATTGTGAGTGGTGTAATGGACATCACAAATATGTGTAACAAGCAGTGTTGGGaaaagataaccaaaaaatcatctgaataagataacagataattcattcaacatttatttagataagataaaatataacatcattttttttttacctagataaagataaaaatacacatacatttatctagataaaaaaaatagataatttatttttaaattatattacaaataatgtacctaatttattagtaattactaatttggtaatatttattaataattaaatccttaatgttatttttcaactaaaataatataaaattataatttttaaaaccatacTAAGCGGCTCTCCTTGTAAAACCATTAGCAAGCTTATCTATAGAAAATCTACGTACACGAGGCGGCGGTTTCTTCATTACGAGAATAACACCAACTTTTACTACCACACCCAAGGCATCTGCGAGTTCCGTATGCTGATCAGATTAAAGGAGCCGACAGCGTAATAAGAGTGACAGGAGCACAGCGccacagcctgatcagatgtacctgggCCAGCAAGACCGAAGCCACTTCATaacaccagccattatacaccgctacaccgctactaccacgagattatacacaattttattataataaataattgtatttcgaATTACTGTACTAAAATTgtctactatattttatttctaaaacaaCATCTTTCTGAAGGGCTGTACGTAACATTGGCGTTGTGGATAGGGTTTCATTCAAAGGAGGCAACCATCAAAGGCTACAGTCGGCAAGGAGGAACTGATCACTCTTCCAAGGCGACAACTCCGNNNNNNNNNNNNNNNNNNNNNNNNNNNNNNNNNNNNNNNNNNNNNNNNNNNNNNNNNNNNNNNNNNNNNNNNNNNNNNNNNNNNNNNNNNNNNNNNNNNNNNNNNNNNNNNNNNNNNNNNNNNNNNNNNNNNNNNNNNNNNNNNNNNNNNNNNNNNNNNNNNNNNNNNNNNNNNNNNNNNNNNNNNNNNNNNNNNNNNNNNNNNNNNNNNNNNNNNNNNNNNNNNNNNNNNNNNNNNNNNNNNNNNNNNNNNNNNNNNNNNNNNNNNNNNNNNNNNNNNNNNNNNNNNNNNNNNNNNNNNNNNNNNNNNNNNNNNNNNNNNNNNNNNNNNNNNNNNNNNNNNNNNNNNNNNNNNNNNNNNNNNNNNNNNNNNNNNNNNNNNNNNNNNNNNNNNNNNNNNNNNNNNNNNNNNNNNNNNNNNNNNNNNNNNNNNNNNNNNNNNNNNNNNNNNNNNNNNNNNNNNNNNNNNNNNNNNNNNNNNNNNNNNNNNNNNNNNNNNNNNNNNNNNNNNNNNNNNNNNNNNNNNNNNAGGGTAGTCgagtatataaattgaatttgttgtgttttctattatttttaataattttttacattcacCGTTACAATAATGatcattcataaaatgttcgatatttctagttattttattattattaaacccaAGTAATCACCTTcaccaaaaatttaaataatattatcccttCACCTGAAATAACTTttacactatattttttttattattttatatatatattttatttttatctttttctatagtttctacttaatttatataaatggatCGGTCTTATCTTCAGGACAGCatagttaaatatacattttgttaatattacatCGGCTATTGGATCGTGACAGTGTGTAATATGGTGATCTATGTCACACAGTAATCCATGTGCCTCTAATAAATTCAACATTCtcccatttttattaatttttcctatGTATCCTGAGTATAAGACCTCCTTAGTTTCtttgttagttaattttaaattaaattcattcttATTCCTATCACTGTATgcggttatatttaaatatgctaTTATTCCCTGTAACCttaatctttttattattgttaaagccgttgattccaaaatattattattggttctcTATTATCTATGTGCAAGTATCTTTGCAGGTAAACATTTGTTAAGGTTGACACCCCCTGATGGTTAATACTCCCATACAATTGGTCCAACAATGGTGTGGTCAAGCTTGGCTTATCCTTGAATACCTTCTTGATACTTTGCACAACTTTGTTTAGATCACGGCGCCGGAACCTCCTTAACTTATTTCTTGTGTCAATACAAGAGGGCTCCCTTCCAGTTTCTCTGGCTTATATTTGTTTAGACTGTTTGAAATGGCGCcggatacctaccaataatatttcGGTTCTGTTCATCATAGTGGACTTGAAATCCACTATGAAGAAACGGATTTGGGAactagaataaaaaatacattattcataaacattattattatttaaattctttacatatatttttttcctgtttacattctatttttttttattcttcgaaTAAATGATCAACAGAAATGATCCATCGACCGATAACATCCTCCAATATTTCCCCCACTTCTATGCACACAGATCTCTCCGCGTTCGGATTATCTATTACCGCATGAATGAACGCCGTAACTGGTATAATTGCCCTGTTTAGTAAGTATGGGTTCAATGGCATATTCATTTTTCGGTTTGCTTCTTGGACATGACGCCTAAAGCATTCTATACAAATTCTATCCCCCCGTACGTATTGATGACGAGGGCCATTTATTGATTCATCCTTAAGTTTTTCAAAGAAATCGACTGCTTGCAGTGTTAGTGGGTATGCTGCCGACAGTGGTGTTTGTTCGCTcatggtgtatattatatggttttatatattttatatatgtttatttttttgtttattgtttttcttcttatatttgtctgaaaaatagttaaatttatttattacttatatattttttacgttttattgcaccatgtattatttattttgtatttattatttattttattaatatattacgtattattttgttttgtacgttttacattatgatttatttaatgtatttatttattattaactatttatttactagtatattacgtatttattttttgtttgtacgttttatattattttatgtttttattggaTTTGTTCGAAAAGGTGGTCGGAAAGTTCACGTCTAGAAATCAATCGATCTAAATCGCGTGTAAAGGTATTGAGTATTCTAAAATTAACTGGTGCGTTTTCacccatatttatttaaattattttattattcgttttccTCTTGTCTATTTTCTGAAacataaccattattattatatatctataacatatattatatattaattatattattaattattgtttgcttattgcttatttatatttattacttagtatttatttgtttgtatttaattaattttaatatagtaaatcATTTGTTATGACTAGTTactattcttaatattttttcttgtttattcTATTTATCTTGGTGATAGTGGTGCGGTAAATGATGTCTCTTCGAATCCTCTTACATAATCGCTTCTGTTTGGTGTTCTATATCTAACTATTCTTCCTGGCATATCTCTTATTTGTCCGGTActaatatatttgcattttattaatatatatattgctattatgaGTATGAGAGATAGTTATGCTTGTAACAttgttacatataataaattactatgtataaattgatgtttttgattttgttctcTTGAATGTTCTTGGTCAATCATTTGTTGCATCTCGTTTAAAGCTTAGGATGTGGTCGTGTAAATCTGTTAATTGCATAGTTGGTTTGTTTTCCCATTTTTCATTTGCTTCAAATTTGTGTATAAGTTCAGGTATTttctccaaaatatttttcatgttagTTAAAGGTGTGAagtctttatatttattattcacaatatcTTGTGTGGCGGTTAATACTGCGTCTCGTGCAAATACTTGGCAATTTATGTCTCTTATGGTTATTTCTCCTGCTCCGTTCGTTTCCGTTATGAATGGCTCTGGTAAATCTGTACAACTTATTGTTAGTGTTTCTTAACCTGCACGAATCCACGTATtcctattttgaaatttttgatatATGCTttcctttaaattaattttttttattgtacataacTCAGGATTAGAATATGTCTCAGATTTTATGAAGTTTTGCACTTCGCATGGTTGTCATTCGTTCTTTTCTTGTATAGGTTGTGGtgttctacatattttatacattgtagTGTCTTTACAGTCGTTTAATTGTTGATCTGTGTATGTagtaaaccttttttttaattaatttgtatttaaatgtttaagaaCTCAATTGATAATACAccccatatatattataatatttttttgattatcagTGCCGTTCAAtctaagaatttgaaaatgcaTTGTGTAATATAcggttaatattaatatattattttctaaggtATTATGGTTTATGGTAAAAACGAATcatgttgtaaatatatacgTCGAGCCAAAAACATTTGAGTcgcactgtatataataatataacgcgtgcaaatagtatatatatcgGTATTTTCTATTCTGCAGGGTTGTACCACACCTGCAGTATACAaggatttttgtttatattttacaagggTGCAGGGTGGCGAATCGGACGCTGCAACAGAAGGAGGCTTTACGTGAATCATCAAATTCTAATCAACGACTgcagtacatataatatacacaatatagcCAAAGCTCGCGAGCGCACTAAATCACACACGTCGTCGTCTTCGCGTCGTACACACGCTCCTGAGGGTTTATACGGAGAGAGACAGATAGAGAGTGTGTGAGAAAGAGATAGGGTGGGAGAGAGACAAAGCGCTCACAATAGAAAGCTAAAGGTTGAACCTCCCGTCCACCAACCCCCTCATCATCTATCTCTCACAACCCTGCAAGTATTTcactactactactatactatactacggtgacgacaacgacgacgacgactccTTCTACAACAGCAACAAAACTTTATATAAAACGTTATAGTCTCGAAATTTtgtaaaacacaataaatatatatacggtCGCGTAATACGCACgccgatgtacctatatatatatataggaaggTACGCCGGTAGTCCGTGCTCGCCCTCCTCGCTTTGGCCGGACATCtgttacctataaataaaatacgccGCCGACGCTCATTATTTCCGAATTACATATCCACCCCCGCTCGCTACCCCAACCCCCTGGGTAACCGTTTAATTTTTCGACTAAGGCGCGCCGCCCGCACCTGGCGCGCCTCTTCGGTACCTACTTGcagtgtatgtatataatattatatacagggtggCACGATTTCCCTTTATTTCTCGTTTGTCTTACGCAAGTTGCGTGGCCAGCTATATATGGTATACCATCCGCGGTAGGTGtaattatgtgtatgtatattgttccaatatatttataaacgtgctgtacatatattatttttttgtgctgttatacacactcacacaccACCTTGGACAGACCGATCGTTCCATTGTATTGtcgttagtataatataatataacatttatataatactaactGGTCCTGCGCACTTCTTGGCCACTAGAAAATAACAacccttaaaaaaattgtgatggTTTAACTCGCCTTTTGGGTGTAatactgcagtaagtgcaattcAGCCACTCTGGTAGGCAATGTGctaaaattcgatttgatgcatgcttgtaccgGATCTGCCcgatgtttgaaaaaaatatataaaattgatttcaacGTCTATACCTGCAGTGATGCCCAACCTTTTTCCTTTGGTGGCGACCACTTTGTTAAGCAATTATCTTCAAGCGGACCACAAagtataaaagtacaaaaataatcttatatattggACTTGTTTTCTTATCTTTTATTGTCTGTTGAAAAGATTATGAATTGAGGTACACATCGTAGGTACACTATAGTTTAATCAGTACGTTATTTTAAGTACACGGGTGATAtcgatatttaatattgttaagtttCCGTATGAAAATGTCAGACAGAACAAAACGCAAATATAATGATGATTGtcgaatttttaatgaaaaatggtttataaattatgatcaaaCAAACAAAATCGGTTCATAGATCGCGACTTACGGATGAATACCTTCATTCAATTTTGAGGATGGAACCACTAAACTTCAAccagattttttattattagtaaaagaaGTACAAGCTCAaatttcacattaaaaataggagtaaaacattttgtatagtttttagttttattatt from the Acyrthosiphon pisum isolate AL4f chromosome X, pea_aphid_22Mar2018_4r6ur, whole genome shotgun sequence genome contains:
- the LOC107884683 gene encoding uncharacterized protein LOC107884683, yielding MSEQTPLSAAYPLTLQAVDFFEKLKDESINGPRHQYVRGDRICIECFRRHVQEANRKMNMPLNPYLLNRAIIPVTAFIHAVIDNPNAERSVCIEVGEILEDVIGRWIISVDHLFEE